CGCCATTCTCTGCGAGGCCGGTTTCAAGGCGCCGCGCTATCCCGCCCTGGAGGCGGTGGTGGCCGCCGCCACCCAGCCGGTGGAAGCCTGGGGGCTGGAGGATCTGAGCCTGCCCGAATGGGAAGTGGGCGCCCTCGGCGCGGCCCTCGATCAGGGCGAATTCGCCACGCCGCGCCCCGATCCCCTGCGCTCCACCACGCCCGATCCCAGCCTGCCGGCCTTCGAGCGCATCCTGGCGCTGCTCTCCGGCGGCATCCAACCGCGCGAGGGGAAAATGCATTTCCTGCCGCCCGAGGAGGTGGTCGAGAGCCTCATGGCGATTTTCCGCAGCGAAGGATTGCTGCCCGAGGCGAAGGCATGAGGTATCGTCTGCTGCCCGGCGTGCGCATCGAGGAATCGCCCTCGGGGCTGTTTCTGACGGCCGAGCGCCCCTACCGGGTGCTGCGCATCAACCAGCGCCTCGCCGAACTGGCTCGCCGAGGGCGCGAGACGGCGGTCGAGGCGGTCGGTCCCGGAGAAGGCAAGATCTGGGAAACCCTCGTCACCCAGGGACTCGCGCGGCGCGAGGAGGAGGAAACGGCGGCCGAGATGACTTTGCGCCCGCGCGTCAGCGTGGTGATTCCCGTGCTGGATCGCGCCGAGGATCTGCGCAAGTGCCTGGAGTCGCTGCAGCAGCTCGATTACCCCCAGGAGTGCCTGGAAATCATCGTGGTCGATGACGGCAGCCGCGACGCCTCGCCCCAGGTCGCCCTGGAGTTCGGCGCGCGCCTGGTGCCCAGCGGCGGCAGCGGCCGCGGACCGGCCGCCGCGCGCAATCGCGGCGTGGCCGTCGCCACCGGCGAGATTCTCGCCTTCATCGACTCGGACTGCACCGCCTCGCCCGAATGGCTCAACGAGCTGCTGCCGAGCTTTGCCGAACCGGATGTGGCGGCGGTGGGCGGCTGGGTGGACGGCATGAACAGCCGCCGCGCCCTGGATCGCTACGAACGGGTCATGTCGAGCCTCAATCTGGGTGGACGCGAGCGCAACGGCAAGGACGGCAACGACACCTTTTACCTGCCCAGTTGCAACCTGCTGGTGCGGCGCACGGCCTTCGCCATCGTCGAGGGCTTTCGCGAGGATCTGCACGTGGGCGAGGATGTGGATCTGACCTGGCGGCTGCGCGACTGCGCCTATCGCATCATCTACCTGCCTCGGGGTCGCGTGTGCCACAACCACCGCAGCCGCCTGTGGCCCTTCATGAAGCGGCGCTTTGACTACGGCACCTCGGAAGGCATTTTGCAGTCCCTGCATCCCCAGCGGCGCAAGAAGATGCTGTTGCCGCCCGGCCTGTGCGTGGCCCTGTTGCTGCTGATGATCGGCCTGGCCACCCTCAAGCCCGCGGTGCTTGGTGCCTGCGGCGCGGTTCTGCTGCTCGACGGCCTGGCCACCCACGCCAAGCTCAGGCGCCGCGGTCTGCGTCAGGGATGGATGGCCGTGTTCAAGGCGCGCCTGCGCGCATTTTCCAGTCTGGCCTATTATCTGGGGTATCATCTGCTACGCTATTACCTGTTGCCGATCATTCTGCTTGGGATTGCGCTGCCTCAGGCGGGACTGGTGTTTCTGCTGCTCGGCCTGTGGGTGCTCGGGGTCGATTACCGTCTGCGCCGGCCCGAGCTTTCGCCGCCAGGTTTCGCCCTGTTTTATCTGCTGGAACAGCTTTCCTATGGCTGCGGCGTGTTCGTCGGCTGCTGGCGGCAGAAAAATTTCGCCAGTTACGTCTTTGAATTCTGAAGTCCCCGTTCCTCCGAGCCGCTCGACCTAAAGGGGATGGCCCCCAGGGTTGTCGGCCGATGGGTTGCGCTGGAAACGGCGCAGCCTCCCTTTCGGAAAGGAGATCGTCCCTCATGGAAAACTTGCATCACCAAGAAAGGGAGAAGCACGCATGGACAAGATTTATCGCGTCAACATGACCACTCTGACCACCTCCGTGGACGCCTGCCCCGCCGCCTGGGCGGGTCTGGGCGGCCGCGGCCTGACCTCGGCCATCGTCGCCGCCGAAGTGCCCCCCGCCTGTCATCCCCTGGGGCCCAACAACAAGCTGGTGTTTGCTCCGGGTCTTTTGACCGGAACGCCCGCGGCCAACTCGGGACGGCTCTCGGCCGGCGCCAAGAGCCCCCTGACCGGCACCATCAAGGAGAGCAACGCCGGGGGCAGCGCGGCGCAGATGTTCGCGCGCCTGGGCATCAAGGCGCTCATCATCGAGGGCCAGCCCAAGGATGATGCCTGGTACAAGCTGGCGCTCTCCAAGGATGGGGTGAAGATCGAGAAGGAAACCGCGCTCATCGGCAAGGGCAACTTCGCCGTGGTCGAGGCGGTGCAGGCGCAAAAGGGCAAGAAGGTGGGCGTCATGACCATCGGCCCGGCGGGCGAGTGGCGCATGAAGGCGGCCAACATCTCGGTCATGGATCCCGACGGCAAGCTGCGCAGCCACGGCCGCGGGGGTCTTGGCGCGGTGATGGGTTCGAAAAAGATCAAGTACATCACGGTGGATCCCGAGGGCGCCCCGGGCGTGACCCTGGCCGATCCCGAGAAGTTCAAAACCGCGGCGCGCACCTTCGCCAAGGCGCTGCTCGATCATCCGGTCTCGGGCGAGGGCCTGCCCACCTACGGCACCAACATCCTGATCAACGTGCTCAACGAGGCGGGCGGGCTGCCGACCAAGAACTTTCGCTACGGCCAGTTCGAGGGCCACGACAAGATCTCGGGCGAGACCATGCACGACATCATCACCGAGCGCGGCGGCAAGACCAAGCACGGCTGCCATGCGGGCTGCATCATCCAGTGCTCCCAGGAGTACGTGGACAAATCCGGCGTCTATGTCACCTCGGGCTTTGAGTACGAGACCATCTGGGGCTTTGGCGCCAACTGCTGCATCGACAATCTCGATCACATCGCCGAGGCCGATCATCTGATGGACGACATCGGCATCGACTCCATCGAGTCGGCGGTCATCATGGGCGTGGCCATGGAGGCGGGCATCGTGCCCTGGGGCGATGGCCCGGGGGTCAATCGCCTGCTGCGCGAGGAGATCGGCAAGGGCACGCCCCTGGGGCGCATCCTCGGCAACGGTGCGGCGGAGGTAGGCGTGGCCTACGGCCTGACGCGCGTGCCGGTGGTCAAGGGCCAGGGGATCCCGGCCTACGATCCGCGCTCGGTCAAGGGCATCGGCATCACCTATGCGACCTCCACCATGGGCGCCGATCACACCGCGGGCTATTCGGTGGCGACCAACATCCTGAAAGTCGGCGGCGATGTGGATCCGCTCAAGAAAGAGGGTCAGGTGGAGCTCTCGCGCAATCTGCAGATCGCCACCGCGGCGGTGGATTCCACCGGTCTGTGCCTGTTTGTCGCCTTCCCGGTGCTCGATATTCCCGAGGCGCTCACCGCCATCGTCGAGATGATCAACGCGCGCTTTGGTCTCAAGCTCACCGGCGACGACGTGACGGCGCTGGGCGTCTCGATCCTCAAGACCGAGCACGCCTTCAACCAGGCCGCGGGCTTCACCAACGCCCATGATCGGCTGCCCGAGTTCTTCGTCAGCGAGCCGGTGCCCCCGCACAACGCCGTGTGGGACTTCACCGACGCTGAAATTGACGAATTCTGGAATTTCTAGGATGATGAAAGAAACGCCGGTGAGCTAAGCCCCGGCCCTGCTCGACCCCATACGCCCGCCGGTCGCTCTCTGGCCGGCGGGCGTTTCCTTCCCCTGGACTCCGAGGAGATCCCCTATGAAGGTTCTCGTCAAACTCTTCGCCACCTTCCGCAACGACCGTTTCAAGCAAGCCGAAAAGGAGTTGCCCGCGGGCACCAGCATCCGCCAGGTGGTGGCGCAGTTGGAAATCGCCGAGGAAGCCCTCGGCATGGTCATGCTCAACGGCCGCCACGTGCCCCTCGACACCGAACTGCACGAGGGCGACACCCTGTCCCTGTTTCCCCTGGTGGGAGGTGGCTGAGATGAAGGAACTGCTCGAATTCGCACGCGCGCGGGCCCAAGGCGATCTGGTGTCCTGGGACACGCAGGAAGAGGCGGCCAGGCGCTTCGGACTGTCCCTGGCGCAGGTGGAAGCCCTGCTGCTTGAGGCGCAGTTGTTGCCCGCGCGCTATCAGCGCAACCGCCAGGGCATCAGCACCGCCCAGCAGCTTCGGCTGCATCGCGCCCGCGTGGCGGTCATCGGCTGCGGCGGACTGGGCGGCTATGTGATCGAGGAACTGGCGCGGCTCGGCGTGGGCACCATCGTCGCCATCGATCCCGACGTGTTCGAGGAGCACAACCTCAACCGCCAGTTGCTCAGCGCCCCGGCGCGCCTCGGCCAGGACAAGACGGAAGCAGCGCTGGCGCGGGTCGCCGAGATCAACCCGGCGGTGACCCTGGTTGCGCTGAAGCAGGCCCTGGGCCGGGACAACGGCGCCGAATTGCTCCGGGGCTGCGCTCTCGCCATCGACGCCCTCGACAGCATCCGCGTGCGCCTGGAGCTGGCCGAAGTCTGCAATCGCCTGGATATCCCCATGGTGCACGGCGCCATCGCCGGCTGGTACGGCCAGGTCTTCACCCAGTTTCCCGGCGAGGACTACTTGCAGCGCATCTACGCCCACGGCGTCGACGGCAAGGGCGCGGAAAAGACCCTCGGCAATCCCTCCTTCACCCCGGCTCTGGTGGCGAGCCTCGAAGTCACCGAGGCGTGCAAGCTGCTCATCGGCGTGGGCGAGCCCCTGCGCGGCCGCAAGCTGCTCATCGACCTGCTCGACATGGATCTGCACGTCGTGCCGCTGTGAAATCATAGGACGCGGATGAACGCGGAAAAGGCGGGATCAAGGCGGATCAATCTAAATAGCTGATGGTTTTGAATCCGCCTTGATCCTGAAAATCCGCGTCCCCCCGCCCTTGCATTTTCCTCTCGCACACTTCACCGGTTGCCGCAAGAGGGCCGCCCGTGGTATTCAAGACATGGATTTCTCATGGGTTTTTATCCGTCAACTCTCTTTCCCGATGCTCTGCCGTGGATTTTCTCCTTGAAGCCCTGCGCGCCGCCCTGGTGCTGATCATCCATCTGGACCGCGAGGTGATGGTCATCGCCTGGACCTCGCTGTGGACCTCGGCGACGGCCATCCTGCTCGCCACCCTGATCGCGGCGCCCATCGGGCTGACGGTCGGTGCGGTGCCCTTTCCCGGCCGACGCGGCATCCGCCTGCTGCTCAACACCTTCATGGCCCTGCCCACGGTGGTCATCGGTCTGTTTCTCTTTGCGCTGCTCAGCCGTCAGGGGCCCCTGGGGCCCTTGGGCCTGCTGTTCACGCCCTGGGCCATGATCCTCGGCCAGACGGTGCTGGCCCTGCCCATCGTCGCCCACTACATGACCACCGCCGTGGCCGGCGCCGATGCGCGCATCATCCCCACCCTGCAAACCCTCGGCGCCCATCCCATGCAAGCGGCCTGGCATATCCTGCGCGAGGTGCGCTACGGCATGCTCGCCGCCGTGGTCGCCGGTTTCGGCCGGGTGGTCGCCGAAGTGGGCGCGGCCATGATGCTCGGCGGCAACATCCGCAATTCGACCCGCACCCTGACCACCGCCATCGCCCTGGAAACCAGCAAGGGCGATTTCGCCTTCGCCATGGCCCTGGGAATCATCCTCATGACGCTGGCACTGGGGGTCAATTTCCTGCTTCACACCTTGCAGCAGAGATGAGCATGGCCCTGTTGAGCCTCAGCAACATCGAACTCGGTTACCCGGACGGCTTTAATCTGCGGGTCGACCATCTGGCCCTCGAGCCGGGCCGCATTTACATCCTCACCGGCCCCAACGGCGCCGGCAAATCCACCCTGCTCCACACCCTGGCCCTGCTCAACCGTCCACGACGCGGCACCATCTCCTTCGGCAATGAAGAACTCACCTGGAAGGGCCCGCAACTGCGCCGCCTGCGCCGCCGCGTCACCCTGGTCCACCAGACGCCCTACTTGTTCAGCGGCTCGGTTCAGCACAATATGGCCATGGGTCTGGCCCTGCGCGGGATTCGCGGCTACGAGCAGCGCCGCCGCATCGAGCAAAGCCTCGCCGCCGTCGGCTTGAGCGATTTCGCCAAGCGCCGGGCGCGGGAGCTCTCCGGCGGCGAAACCCGCCGCGTGGCCCTG
The sequence above is drawn from the Geoalkalibacter sp. genome and encodes:
- a CDS encoding ABC transporter permease; amino-acid sequence: MDFLLEALRAALVLIIHLDREVMVIAWTSLWTSATAILLATLIAAPIGLTVGAVPFPGRRGIRLLLNTFMALPTVVIGLFLFALLSRQGPLGPLGLLFTPWAMILGQTVLALPIVAHYMTTAVAGADARIIPTLQTLGAHPMQAAWHILREVRYGMLAAVVAGFGRVVAEVGAAMMLGGNIRNSTRTLTTAIALETSKGDFAFAMALGIILMTLALGVNFLLHTLQQR
- a CDS encoding energy-coupling factor ABC transporter ATP-binding protein, whose translation is MALLSLSNIELGYPDGFNLRVDHLALEPGRIYILTGPNGAGKSTLLHTLALLNRPRRGTISFGNEELTWKGPQLRRLRRRVTLVHQTPYLFSGSVQHNMAMGLALRGIRGYEQRRRIEQSLAAVGLSDFAKRRARELSGGETRRVALARALALHPDMLLLDEPTANLDSATIATFEQVIQTLPAQGITVVMASHDPGQPRRLGGELLRLGGGRLLPVRSRVEGAGLEVLPR
- a CDS encoding aldehyde ferredoxin oxidoreductase family protein, whose amino-acid sequence is MDKIYRVNMTTLTTSVDACPAAWAGLGGRGLTSAIVAAEVPPACHPLGPNNKLVFAPGLLTGTPAANSGRLSAGAKSPLTGTIKESNAGGSAAQMFARLGIKALIIEGQPKDDAWYKLALSKDGVKIEKETALIGKGNFAVVEAVQAQKGKKVGVMTIGPAGEWRMKAANISVMDPDGKLRSHGRGGLGAVMGSKKIKYITVDPEGAPGVTLADPEKFKTAARTFAKALLDHPVSGEGLPTYGTNILINVLNEAGGLPTKNFRYGQFEGHDKISGETMHDIITERGGKTKHGCHAGCIIQCSQEYVDKSGVYVTSGFEYETIWGFGANCCIDNLDHIAEADHLMDDIGIDSIESAVIMGVAMEAGIVPWGDGPGVNRLLREEIGKGTPLGRILGNGAAEVGVAYGLTRVPVVKGQGIPAYDPRSVKGIGITYATSTMGADHTAGYSVATNILKVGGDVDPLKKEGQVELSRNLQIATAAVDSTGLCLFVAFPVLDIPEALTAIVEMINARFGLKLTGDDVTALGVSILKTEHAFNQAAGFTNAHDRLPEFFVSEPVPPHNAVWDFTDAEIDEFWNF
- a CDS encoding MoaD/ThiS family protein, whose protein sequence is MKVLVKLFATFRNDRFKQAEKELPAGTSIRQVVAQLEIAEEALGMVMLNGRHVPLDTELHEGDTLSLFPLVGGG
- a CDS encoding HesA/MoeB/ThiF family protein — its product is MKELLEFARARAQGDLVSWDTQEEAARRFGLSLAQVEALLLEAQLLPARYQRNRQGISTAQQLRLHRARVAVIGCGGLGGYVIEELARLGVGTIVAIDPDVFEEHNLNRQLLSAPARLGQDKTEAALARVAEINPAVTLVALKQALGRDNGAELLRGCALAIDALDSIRVRLELAEVCNRLDIPMVHGAIAGWYGQVFTQFPGEDYLQRIYAHGVDGKGAEKTLGNPSFTPALVASLEVTEACKLLIGVGEPLRGRKLLIDLLDMDLHVVPL
- the mftF gene encoding mycofactocin biosynthesis glycosyltransferase MftF (Members of this protein family, MftF, are glycosyltransferases, members of PF00535 (glycosyl transferase family 2). The encoding gene is found as part of the mycofactocin cassette, in Mycobacterium tuberculosis, many other Actinobacteria, and occasional members of other lineages. Mycofactocin itself, a putative redox carrier, is a heavily modified derivative of the C-terminal Val-Tyr dipeptide of the mycofactocin precursor MftA (TIGR03969).), encoding MRYRLLPGVRIEESPSGLFLTAERPYRVLRINQRLAELARRGRETAVEAVGPGEGKIWETLVTQGLARREEEETAAEMTLRPRVSVVIPVLDRAEDLRKCLESLQQLDYPQECLEIIVVDDGSRDASPQVALEFGARLVPSGGSGRGPAAARNRGVAVATGEILAFIDSDCTASPEWLNELLPSFAEPDVAAVGGWVDGMNSRRALDRYERVMSSLNLGGRERNGKDGNDTFYLPSCNLLVRRTAFAIVEGFREDLHVGEDVDLTWRLRDCAYRIIYLPRGRVCHNHRSRLWPFMKRRFDYGTSEGILQSLHPQRRKKMLLPPGLCVALLLLMIGLATLKPAVLGACGAVLLLDGLATHAKLRRRGLRQGWMAVFKARLRAFSSLAYYLGYHLLRYYLLPIILLGIALPQAGLVFLLLGLWVLGVDYRLRRPELSPPGFALFYLLEQLSYGCGVFVGCWRQKNFASYVFEF